One region of Salinibacterium sp. TMP30 genomic DNA includes:
- the era gene encoding GTPase Era, whose translation MTDVSEFRAGFVTFVGRPNVGKSTLTNALVGEKVAITSSKPQTTRRAIRGLVHREDGQLIIVDTPGMHRPRTLLGERLNSIVQDTLGEVDVIGLCIPANEKIGPGDRYINEQLDSFPRAKKVAIVTKIDASSRPGVAEQLRAVSELRDWDEIIPISSFDSIQLDILATELVKLMPVSHALYPDDAVTDESTESRVAELIREAALEGVMDELPHSIAVTIDDMIEREDKDLLEVFANIFVERDSQKGIIIGKGGERLQDVGARARAEIEKLVGKQIFLSLRVKVAKEWQRDSKQLGRLGF comes from the coding sequence GTGACCGACGTCAGTGAGTTCAGAGCAGGATTTGTGACCTTTGTTGGTCGACCCAACGTCGGAAAGTCGACGCTCACTAACGCGCTCGTTGGCGAAAAGGTGGCCATTACCTCGTCGAAGCCGCAAACAACGCGACGCGCGATTCGTGGGTTGGTTCACCGGGAGGACGGTCAGCTGATTATCGTTGACACCCCCGGTATGCACCGCCCGCGCACCCTGCTGGGCGAGCGACTCAACTCGATCGTGCAAGACACTCTGGGCGAAGTAGACGTGATCGGGCTGTGCATCCCCGCCAACGAAAAGATTGGTCCTGGCGACCGCTACATCAACGAACAACTCGATTCGTTTCCCCGCGCAAAGAAGGTGGCAATCGTCACCAAAATTGACGCCTCATCGCGACCGGGTGTCGCAGAGCAACTTCGTGCCGTGAGTGAACTGCGCGACTGGGACGAGATCATCCCTATTTCGTCGTTTGACAGCATCCAGCTCGACATTTTGGCGACCGAACTCGTGAAACTGATGCCCGTGTCGCATGCCCTCTACCCTGATGATGCAGTCACTGACGAGTCAACCGAGTCGCGTGTTGCGGAGCTGATTCGCGAAGCTGCGCTCGAAGGCGTTATGGACGAACTGCCGCACTCGATCGCGGTCACTATTGACGACATGATCGAACGCGAGGACAAAGACTTGCTCGAAGTATTCGCCAACATCTTTGTTGAGCGTGACAGCCAGAAGGGAATCATCATCGGCAAGGGTGGCGAGCGCTTGCAGGATGTCGGAGCTCGCGCACGTGCGGAGATTGAGAAGCTCGTGGGCAAGCAGATCTTCTTGTCGCTGCGGGTGAAAGTTGCCAAAGAATGGCAGCGTGACTCCAAGCAGTTGGGTCGTTTGGGCTTCTAG
- a CDS encoding TRIC cation channel family protein produces the protein MNETFEIPLLAGLLAVGVGAMQGAMFASQFRDRRLDLLGIAIIGIATGFGGGIIRDVVLSEVPAVLTTNWYLVVVTGAALFGMLLERLIARLGPLITVLDALTIGLFGAIGTTKALSLGLPEVPAIFVGVISAVGGSILRDMLLSLPIALMHVGSLYAVAATVGTTSLVVMRSFDVPVFLAASICVALTVGVRVLAVLFNWTLPEQRTISGMPKFRRP, from the coding sequence GTGAATGAGACATTCGAGATCCCGCTGTTGGCTGGACTGCTTGCCGTTGGCGTCGGTGCGATGCAGGGCGCCATGTTCGCTTCTCAGTTTCGTGACCGCAGGCTCGATCTCTTGGGCATCGCGATTATCGGAATCGCGACGGGGTTCGGCGGCGGAATCATCCGCGATGTCGTGCTTTCTGAAGTGCCCGCTGTGCTCACAACCAACTGGTATTTGGTGGTCGTCACGGGTGCCGCACTATTTGGAATGCTGCTTGAGCGGCTGATTGCCCGCCTTGGCCCACTAATCACGGTGTTGGATGCGCTGACCATCGGTCTCTTCGGCGCGATCGGCACCACCAAGGCTCTCTCGCTCGGGCTCCCCGAAGTTCCCGCAATTTTCGTGGGCGTAATCTCCGCGGTTGGAGGATCCATTCTTCGCGACATGCTGCTCTCGCTACCCATCGCGCTCATGCACGTCGGTTCGCTCTATGCGGTCGCCGCAACCGTCGGAACGACGAGCCTCGTCGTCATGCGGAGCTTCGACGTTCCCGTATTTCTCGCCGCCTCTATCTGTGTTGCTCTCACGGTGGGCGTGCGCGTATTGGCGGTGCTCTTCAATTGGACGCTACCCGAGCAGCGCACCATCAGCGGCATGCCGAAGTTCCGTCGGCCGTAA
- the ybeY gene encoding rRNA maturation RNase YbeY yields the protein MSIEINNESGIDVDEHAFQRLCTFALDQLHVHPDAELGIVFVDEAAMEQLHVQWMDEPGPTDVLSFPMDELRPGTEERQTAAGLLGDIVVCPQVAISQAETAGHPPLDEMLLLTTHGLLHLLGFDHAEPDEEKEMFSLQREILLGFALAERSR from the coding sequence GTGTCTATTGAGATCAACAACGAGTCGGGCATCGACGTAGACGAACACGCGTTTCAGCGACTGTGCACCTTCGCTCTCGACCAGCTTCATGTGCATCCGGATGCCGAACTAGGCATTGTGTTTGTCGACGAAGCAGCCATGGAGCAGCTTCACGTGCAGTGGATGGACGAACCCGGCCCCACCGACGTTCTCAGTTTTCCGATGGATGAATTGCGCCCCGGAACCGAAGAACGCCAGACCGCCGCTGGGCTGCTCGGCGACATCGTGGTGTGCCCCCAGGTTGCGATTTCGCAGGCAGAGACCGCAGGGCATCCGCCACTTGATGAAATGCTGTTGCTGACCACGCACGGACTGCTGCATTTGCTCGGATTCGACCACGCGGAACCCGACGAAGAAAAAGAGATGTTTAGCCTGCAGCGCGAAATTCTGTTGGGCTTTGCCCTTGCCGAACGAAGCCGGTAG
- a CDS encoding PhoH family protein has protein sequence MVRLLGPHDRLFRVVESKFPDVEMHVRGNQITLSGDSVSVAAAHELVEELVTMVRGGHDLGTQEVESSASILRQSQGSPNLLLGQTILTARGKAIRPKTLGQSQYVEAMDNNTIVFGIGPAGTGKTYLAMAKAVQALQRKEVDRIILSRPAIEAGERLGFLPGSLTDKIDPYLRPLYDALNDMMDPELVPKLLAAGTVEVAPLAYMRGRTLNNSFVVLDEAQNTTPEQMKMFLTRLGFDSKMVITGDVTQVDLPEGASGLKLVSNVLTDIDDIHFSELTSADVVRHSLVGRIVDAYTTYDAEKQRDDYYRKNRPRARSRNHEGR, from the coding sequence ATGGTGCGGCTGCTAGGCCCACACGATCGACTGTTCCGCGTGGTCGAAAGCAAGTTTCCGGATGTCGAAATGCACGTTCGGGGAAACCAGATCACCTTGAGTGGCGACTCCGTTTCAGTCGCAGCCGCCCACGAACTCGTGGAGGAACTCGTCACAATGGTGCGCGGCGGACACGACCTCGGCACGCAAGAGGTCGAATCGTCGGCGAGCATCCTGCGGCAGAGTCAGGGCAGCCCGAACCTGTTGCTTGGCCAAACGATTCTGACCGCTCGTGGCAAAGCCATTCGGCCCAAGACCTTGGGGCAGTCGCAGTATGTCGAGGCGATGGACAACAACACCATCGTTTTCGGGATCGGCCCGGCAGGAACAGGCAAGACCTATCTTGCGATGGCAAAGGCCGTCCAAGCCCTGCAGCGCAAAGAAGTCGACCGCATTATTCTGAGTCGACCGGCGATTGAGGCTGGAGAGCGACTGGGCTTCTTGCCCGGTTCCCTCACTGACAAGATTGACCCGTACCTTCGGCCACTCTACGACGCGCTCAACGACATGATGGATCCAGAGCTGGTACCTAAGCTTCTGGCCGCTGGCACCGTTGAGGTTGCTCCTCTCGCCTACATGCGCGGGCGCACCCTCAACAACTCGTTTGTTGTTCTTGATGAGGCCCAGAACACCACCCCAGAGCAGATGAAGATGTTCCTGACACGGCTGGGGTTCGACTCGAAGATGGTCATCACGGGCGACGTCACCCAGGTCGACCTGCCCGAGGGTGCGAGTGGGCTCAAGCTCGTCTCGAACGTGCTCACAGACATCGACGACATCCATTTCTCTGAGCTCACGAGTGCCGACGTCGTGCGTCATAGCCTGGTTGGCCGGATTGTTGACGCGTACACAACGTACGATGCCGAGAAGCAGCGCGATGACTATTACCGCAAGAACCGACCGCGCGCTCGAAGCCGCAACCACGAGGGACGTTAG
- the recO gene encoding DNA repair protein RecO — protein sequence MPTYRDEAVVLRTHKLGEADRIVTMLSREHGKIRAVAKGVRRTASKFGARLEPFMVADIQCYIGRSLDIIQQAESLGSYGAEITADYASYTAASVMVETADKVTDDDGSLQQYLLLVGALRSLARREHNPSLTLDSYLLRSLSIAGWAPSFVDCAVTGALGPHSVFVAQLGGVVADEVAPPGSPRLNADTLELLGALLAGTWDVAEASDERSRSHASGVVAAYTQFHLERSLRSIQHVDRSA from the coding sequence GTGCCTACCTATCGTGATGAAGCCGTCGTGCTGCGCACCCACAAACTGGGTGAAGCAGACCGCATTGTCACAATGCTCTCGCGCGAGCACGGCAAGATCCGTGCGGTAGCCAAAGGTGTTCGTCGCACGGCGTCAAAGTTTGGGGCGCGACTGGAACCATTCATGGTTGCCGACATCCAGTGCTATATCGGTCGCAGCCTCGACATCATCCAGCAGGCCGAATCTTTGGGCTCATATGGTGCAGAGATTACGGCAGACTATGCGAGCTACACCGCCGCGAGCGTGATGGTCGAGACTGCGGACAAGGTCACGGATGACGACGGCTCGCTTCAGCAATATCTCCTGCTGGTGGGCGCGCTTCGTTCTCTCGCGCGGCGCGAGCACAACCCGAGTCTGACGCTTGATTCGTACCTGCTGCGCAGCCTCTCAATTGCCGGGTGGGCGCCAAGCTTTGTCGACTGTGCCGTCACGGGGGCGCTAGGCCCGCACTCGGTTTTCGTTGCACAGTTGGGTGGTGTTGTCGCCGACGAGGTTGCCCCGCCAGGCTCGCCGCGACTCAACGCAGACACGCTTGAGTTGCTGGGTGCCCTGCTTGCCGGCACTTGGGATGTGGCAGAAGCATCTGATGAACGTTCGCGTTCTCACGCTAGCGGCGTCGTTGCCGCGTACACGCAGTTTCACTTGGAGCGCAGTCTTCGCTCCATTCAGCATGTGGATCGGAGCGCATGA
- a CDS encoding isoprenyl transferase — protein sequence MSRVAKTHKDAVEFRPLDWTGIQPPQLPKGAVPEHIAIVMDGNGRWANARGLTRVEGHKAGEASLLDVVAGAIQIGVKHISVYAFSTENWSRSPEEVRFLMGFNRDVLHRRRDQLNEWGVRVRWAGRRPRLWTSVIKELQFAEKLTEQNSTLTLTMCVNYGGRTEIADAVRSIADDVAAGTLKPSAVSEKLIQKRLYQPQLPDVDLFVRSSGEQRMSNFMPWQSAYAEMVFLDTLWPDFTREQLWQAIEIYARRTRRFGGAVDAPDTSPR from the coding sequence ATGAGCCGCGTAGCAAAAACTCACAAAGATGCCGTCGAATTTCGTCCGCTCGATTGGACGGGAATCCAGCCGCCTCAGCTACCTAAGGGCGCTGTTCCTGAGCACATCGCAATTGTCATGGACGGCAATGGCCGCTGGGCTAATGCGCGCGGCCTGACGCGAGTGGAAGGCCACAAAGCAGGCGAGGCGAGCCTGCTTGATGTGGTGGCCGGCGCCATCCAAATTGGGGTCAAACACATCAGTGTTTACGCGTTCTCGACGGAGAACTGGAGCCGTTCACCCGAAGAGGTGCGCTTTCTTATGGGATTCAACCGCGACGTTTTGCATCGTCGCCGGGATCAACTTAATGAGTGGGGTGTGCGCGTGCGGTGGGCTGGCCGACGCCCCCGGCTGTGGACCTCGGTGATCAAAGAGTTGCAGTTCGCCGAGAAGCTCACGGAGCAGAACAGCACTCTCACTCTGACGATGTGTGTGAACTATGGCGGCCGAACCGAGATTGCGGATGCCGTGCGCTCAATCGCTGACGATGTTGCGGCAGGCACACTGAAGCCGTCTGCGGTCTCGGAGAAGCTCATCCAGAAACGTCTCTATCAACCTCAGCTTCCCGATGTTGACCTCTTTGTGCGCTCGTCGGGGGAGCAGCGGATGAGCAACTTCATGCCCTGGCAGAGTGCCTATGCCGAGATGGTGTTCTTAGACACGCTCTGGCCTGATTTCACACGGGAGCAGTTGTGGCAGGCGATCGAGATCTATGCGCGTCGCACACGGCGCTTCGGTGGAGCTGTCGATGCTCCTGATACCTCTCCCCGCTAA
- the nadA gene encoding quinolinate synthase NadA, whose translation MSSIDSTIQRIVKTGGGETCAPELADGPWTFDLGVPSYGPGASMGDVIPTGAPRQGQLPVEYQKASNEDLNARIVAAKATLGDRAVILGHFYQRDEVVEHADFLGDSFQLANAAQTVPNAEAIVFCGVHFMAETADILARSDQAVILPNLAAGCSMADMADIDSVEECWEQLTEVYGTEPDADGRVPIIPVTYMNSSAALKGFCGRNGGIVCTSSNATTVLEWAYERGQRVLFFPDQHLGRNTAKKMGISTDLMPMWNPNKPLGGNDAETLTDAKVVLWHGFCSVHKRFNVGQIEQARAEYPGVRVIVHPECPMPVVDAADEAGSTDYIQKAVAAATEPTTFAIGTEINMVNRLAAQYPQHTIFCLDPVVCPCSTMYRIHPGYLAWVLEGLVRGEVLNQITVADDVAEPARVALERMLAAKPPAATKEA comes from the coding sequence GTGTCATCAATTGATTCGACCATTCAGCGCATCGTCAAGACCGGAGGAGGCGAAACCTGTGCTCCTGAGCTGGCGGATGGTCCCTGGACCTTTGACCTCGGCGTGCCCAGCTACGGACCCGGCGCGTCGATGGGCGATGTCATCCCCACCGGCGCACCTCGTCAGGGTCAACTTCCTGTCGAGTACCAGAAAGCATCCAACGAAGACCTCAACGCCCGCATCGTTGCTGCAAAAGCGACCCTCGGCGATCGTGCGGTGATTCTCGGCCACTTCTACCAGCGTGACGAAGTGGTGGAGCACGCCGACTTCCTCGGCGATTCGTTCCAGCTTGCCAATGCGGCACAGACCGTGCCGAACGCTGAAGCGATCGTTTTCTGTGGCGTGCACTTTATGGCCGAAACCGCAGATATCCTCGCCCGTTCCGATCAGGCAGTGATTCTGCCCAACCTCGCCGCGGGGTGTTCAATGGCTGACATGGCCGACATCGACTCGGTGGAAGAGTGCTGGGAGCAACTCACGGAGGTGTACGGTACTGAGCCGGATGCCGATGGCCGTGTGCCGATCATCCCCGTCACATACATGAACTCGTCTGCTGCGCTCAAGGGGTTCTGTGGCCGCAATGGTGGAATCGTCTGCACGAGTTCTAATGCCACAACAGTGTTGGAGTGGGCGTATGAGCGTGGGCAGCGTGTGCTGTTCTTCCCCGACCAACACCTGGGGCGTAACACGGCGAAGAAGATGGGCATCTCGACCGATCTGATGCCGATGTGGAACCCCAACAAGCCGCTCGGCGGTAACGATGCTGAGACACTCACCGACGCGAAGGTTGTGCTCTGGCACGGCTTCTGCAGTGTGCACAAACGCTTTAATGTCGGCCAGATCGAGCAGGCGCGCGCAGAGTACCCCGGCGTTCGCGTGATCGTGCACCCCGAGTGCCCGATGCCGGTTGTGGATGCCGCAGATGAGGCGGGGTCGACCGACTACATCCAGAAGGCTGTTGCTGCAGCGACGGAGCCCACGACCTTCGCGATCGGCACCGAGATCAATATGGTAAACCGTCTTGCAGCCCAGTATCCGCAGCACACGATTTTCTGCCTTGACCCGGTGGTGTGCCCCTGCTCGACCATGTACCGCATTCACCCCGGTTACCTCGCCTGGGTGCTCGAGGGGCTCGTTCGTGGTGAAGTACTCAACCAGATCACTGTTGCTGATGACGTCGCAGAACCAGCGCGGGTTGCTCTCGAGCGGATGCTCGCCGCCAAGCCCCCGGCCGCGACGAAAGAGGCTTAA
- a CDS encoding hemolysin family protein, with the protein MLNGIFITAAILLVSLGGLLAAADSALTVLSRSDLVELSGRSRAKKSILAISHDLGAHFNALNFMRIVLETTAAVLVTLVLAAVFEQWWLALLFSALIMTGASFVLVGSSPRSVGRAHSRKVIQIAAPLVRGIRVILGPIADALVAIGNRVTPGRPRTATFSSEEQLLSMVDEATEHEVLDQEDRDLIHSIFEFNSTVVREVMIPRTDMVTVDADVTASAAMGLFLSRGVSRVPVIGEDIDQVMGVLYLRDVSRVVYEQPIEADKLTTRELARPALFVPESQRADSLLRQMQLESNHLAMVVDEYGGIAGLVSLEDLIEELVGDISDEYDREVAEFEELADGTFRVSARLPIDELGDLFGLELDDDEVDSVGGLIMKTLGRLPESGAVAHYSGLVLTAERTEGRRKRISTVLVAKDPSLDNQHDSTSDERENGESQ; encoded by the coding sequence ATGCTGAACGGCATCTTCATCACCGCCGCGATCCTGCTAGTTTCGCTCGGTGGTTTGCTTGCAGCGGCCGACTCCGCACTGACAGTGCTCAGTCGCAGCGATCTGGTTGAACTTTCGGGTCGCAGTCGGGCGAAGAAATCCATTCTCGCGATCTCCCACGACTTGGGCGCTCACTTTAACGCGCTTAACTTCATGCGAATCGTGCTCGAAACCACTGCGGCCGTTCTCGTGACGCTAGTGCTCGCTGCCGTGTTCGAGCAGTGGTGGCTTGCGCTGCTGTTCAGCGCACTCATCATGACGGGCGCATCATTCGTTCTAGTCGGCTCCAGCCCTCGAAGCGTTGGGCGTGCCCACTCGCGCAAAGTGATCCAGATCGCTGCACCCTTGGTGCGCGGCATCCGCGTGATCTTGGGCCCCATCGCCGACGCCCTCGTCGCTATCGGTAACCGCGTGACCCCCGGTAGGCCACGAACGGCAACCTTCTCTAGCGAAGAACAACTGCTGAGCATGGTGGATGAAGCCACCGAACATGAAGTTCTGGATCAGGAAGATCGCGACCTCATCCACTCAATTTTTGAGTTCAACAGCACAGTGGTACGTGAGGTTATGATTCCGCGAACCGACATGGTGACGGTCGATGCCGATGTGACTGCGAGTGCGGCAATGGGGCTGTTCCTCAGTCGCGGAGTTTCACGAGTTCCGGTTATCGGTGAAGACATCGATCAGGTTATGGGCGTGCTTTATCTTCGCGACGTTTCCCGGGTGGTCTACGAACAACCCATTGAGGCCGACAAGCTCACGACTCGAGAGCTGGCTCGCCCCGCCCTGTTCGTGCCGGAATCACAGCGCGCCGACAGCCTGCTGCGTCAAATGCAGCTCGAATCGAATCATCTTGCGATGGTTGTCGACGAGTACGGCGGCATCGCAGGGCTAGTCTCATTGGAAGACCTCATCGAAGAACTCGTCGGCGATATCTCTGACGAGTACGACCGTGAGGTAGCAGAGTTCGAAGAGCTCGCTGATGGCACGTTCCGGGTGAGCGCGCGATTGCCGATCGATGAACTGGGTGACCTGTTCGGCCTCGAACTTGACGATGACGAGGTCGACTCTGTCGGCGGTCTGATCATGAAAACTTTGGGCCGGCTGCCCGAGAGCGGTGCGGTAGCGCACTATTCCGGACTGGTACTCACAGCCGAGCGTACCGAGGGGCGACGCAAACGCATCAGCACGGTGCTTGTCGCTAAAGACCCCTCCCTTGACAATCAGCACGACTCAACCTCGGATGAACGAGAGAACGGTGAATCACAGTGA
- a CDS encoding NUDIX domain-containing protein, translating into MQKNKQRISLAVSTVIFALRPIPESGESALWIPLVRRNREPFAGQWALPGGWVDNDESLADAAARNLLETTALEPAYLEQLYAFGDVERSVSSRVVSIIYWALVRQEEADRATEGENVRWFAADDLPELAFDHNVIIDYALWRLRTKMEYSRIARAFLGETFTLSELRLVHEAVLQRQLDPANFRRQIENSGSLVPTDHVVSGGRHRPPRLYRYDEGVELVDNGPLGHTKTGSTRVIN; encoded by the coding sequence ATGCAGAAGAACAAACAGCGAATTTCGCTCGCGGTCTCTACCGTGATTTTTGCACTGCGCCCCATCCCGGAGTCCGGCGAAAGCGCGCTCTGGATCCCCTTGGTGCGCCGCAACCGAGAACCGTTTGCTGGCCAGTGGGCGTTGCCCGGTGGCTGGGTCGATAACGACGAAAGCCTTGCGGATGCCGCGGCTCGCAACTTGCTCGAGACCACAGCGCTTGAACCGGCCTACCTTGAGCAGCTCTACGCTTTTGGTGACGTAGAGCGTTCGGTCAGCAGCAGAGTGGTCTCGATCATCTACTGGGCGCTCGTTCGCCAAGAGGAGGCGGACCGCGCGACGGAGGGTGAGAATGTTCGCTGGTTCGCCGCTGATGATCTTCCTGAACTGGCCTTCGACCACAACGTCATCATCGACTACGCCCTCTGGCGTCTGCGCACCAAGATGGAATATTCGCGCATCGCCCGCGCATTCCTCGGGGAAACTTTCACACTGAGCGAGTTGCGGCTCGTGCATGAAGCCGTGTTGCAGAGGCAACTCGACCCGGCTAACTTCCGCCGCCAAATCGAAAATTCGGGCTCACTGGTGCCCACCGACCACGTTGTCTCGGGTGGGCGTCACCGGCCGCCGAGGCTATACCGCTATGACGAGGGTGTTGAGCTCGTTGACAACGGCCCGCTGGGGCACACAAAGACAGGGAGCACTCGTGTCATCAATTGA
- the leuA gene encoding 2-isopropylmalate synthase, producing MKNNQSASSMPIHKYRPFHEIISVDLPDRTWPSKRITKAPRWCAVDLRDGNQALIDPMSPERKRIMFDLLVNMGYKEIEVGFPSASQTDFDFVRSLIETNAIPDDVTIQVLTQAREELITRTYESIKGAKQAIVHLYNSTSVLQRDVVFRKDRQGIIDIALTGARICKASEAMVPETDVYYEYSPESYTGTELEFAVDICNQVLEVFQPTPERKVIINLPATVEMATPNVYADSIEWMSRNINHRENVLISLHPHNDRGTGIAAAELGYLAGADRIEGCLFGNGERTGNVDLVALGLNLFTQGIDPQIDFSDLDEIRRTAEHCNQLKVHERSPWAGDLVYTAFSGSHQDAIKKGFEAMAAQAEREGKHVDELVWAVPYLPVDPKDLGRGYEAVVRVNSQSGKGGVAYLLKADHSLDLPRKLQIEFSGVVQSKTDSEGGEVSSEQIWTSFQDEYLPASADQVDQKWGRYELLATRTTSANDGEVSLEARLRVDDTEIDTNHSGNGPIDAFLNTLSEQGVDVKLYDYVEHTMGASSNAQAAAYVELDIHGQRLWGVGIDGDISRASLKAIVSAVNRWVRATHTAPEPELVAS from the coding sequence ATGAAGAACAATCAGTCCGCATCCTCGATGCCGATCCACAAGTACCGTCCGTTTCACGAGATCATTTCTGTTGATCTGCCGGACCGCACGTGGCCCTCGAAGCGCATCACTAAGGCACCGCGCTGGTGTGCCGTCGATCTTCGTGATGGCAATCAGGCGCTGATCGACCCGATGAGCCCCGAACGCAAGCGGATCATGTTTGATCTGCTTGTCAACATGGGCTACAAAGAGATCGAGGTTGGCTTTCCCTCGGCAAGCCAGACCGACTTCGACTTTGTTCGTTCGCTCATTGAAACTAACGCGATCCCGGATGACGTCACCATTCAGGTTCTCACTCAGGCCCGTGAAGAGCTGATCACACGCACCTACGAGTCGATTAAGGGTGCCAAGCAGGCGATCGTGCACCTGTACAACTCCACGAGTGTGCTGCAGCGTGATGTGGTGTTCCGCAAAGACCGTCAGGGCATCATCGATATCGCACTGACTGGCGCGCGCATTTGTAAGGCTTCCGAGGCAATGGTGCCCGAGACCGACGTCTACTACGAGTACTCGCCAGAGAGCTACACGGGCACCGAGCTCGAGTTCGCTGTTGACATCTGCAATCAGGTGCTCGAAGTATTCCAACCCACTCCTGAGCGCAAAGTCATCATCAACCTTCCCGCAACGGTCGAGATGGCAACCCCCAATGTTTATGCAGACTCCATTGAGTGGATGTCGCGCAACATCAACCACCGCGAGAACGTTCTCATCTCGCTGCACCCGCACAACGACCGCGGAACCGGCATCGCAGCAGCCGAACTCGGCTACCTAGCCGGTGCCGACCGCATCGAGGGCTGCCTTTTCGGCAATGGTGAGCGCACCGGAAACGTTGACCTCGTTGCATTGGGGCTGAACCTATTCACGCAAGGCATTGACCCTCAAATCGATTTCAGTGATCTCGATGAGATCCGTCGCACTGCTGAGCACTGCAACCAGTTGAAGGTGCACGAGCGCAGCCCGTGGGCTGGCGACCTGGTTTACACGGCCTTCAGCGGATCGCATCAGGATGCGATCAAGAAGGGCTTTGAGGCGATGGCCGCTCAGGCTGAGCGCGAGGGCAAGCACGTTGACGAGTTGGTGTGGGCTGTTCCTTACCTGCCGGTGGACCCGAAAGACTTAGGCCGCGGCTACGAAGCTGTTGTTCGCGTCAACTCGCAATCGGGCAAGGGTGGCGTTGCCTACCTGTTGAAGGCAGACCACAGCCTCGATCTGCCGCGCAAACTGCAGATCGAATTCAGTGGTGTCGTGCAGTCAAAAACTGACTCTGAGGGCGGCGAAGTTTCGAGCGAGCAAATCTGGACCTCGTTCCAAGATGAGTACCTGCCGGCATCCGCCGATCAGGTCGACCAAAAGTGGGGTCGCTACGAATTGCTCGCCACGCGCACAACAAGCGCCAACGACGGAGAAGTGAGCCTAGAGGCACGGTTGCGAGTTGATGACACTGAGATCGACACCAACCACAGCGGTAATGGCCCGATCGATGCTTTCTTGAACACGCTTTCTGAGCAGGGAGTCGACGTAAAGCTCTACGACTACGTTGAGCACACGATGGGTGCCTCAAGCAACGCGCAGGCCGCGGCCTACGTTGAGCTCGATATTCACGGTCAACGTCTATGGGGTGTTGGCATCGATGGCGACATTTCGCGGGCATCGCTCAAGGCAATTGTCTCGGCCGTCAACCGTTGGGTGCGAGCAACACACACTGCCCCCGAACCAGAACTGGTCGCAAGTTAG